One window of the Kwoniella dejecticola CBS 10117 chromosome 3, complete sequence genome contains the following:
- a CDS encoding endoribonuclease YSH1 yields MHRHPRRHYRPQHAVQPPIQVLSPAGDDEPLTITMLGAGQEVGRSCCVIEHRGKKVVCDAGLHPAHPGLGSLPFIDEVDWSTVDAILVTHFHVDHAAALPYIMEKTNFKDGNGKVYMTHATKAIYGLTMMDTVRINDQNPDVSGKLYDEADVQSSWQSTIAVDYHQDIVISGGLRFTPYHAGHVLGASMFMIEIAGLKILYTGDYSREEDRHLVVAEIPPVKPDVMICESTFGVHTLPDRKEKEEQFTTLVANIVRRGGRCLMPIPSFGNGQELALLLDEYWSEHPELQNTPVYFASGLFQRGMRVYKTYVHTMNQNIRSRFARRDNPFDFKYVKWLKDPRKLNEHKGPCVVMASAQFMSFGLSRELLEDWAADSKNGVIVTGYSIEGTMARTLLSEPDHIELLKGGNIPRRLTVKEISFGAHVDYAQNSKFIQEIGAQHIVLVHGEASQMGRLRAALRDTYATRGQEINIHTPRNCEPLVLTFRQERVVKAIGSLAADRPVHGTPLKGLLVSKDFSYTLLDPKDLKDFTGLSTSSLVQKQAIPIGVDWSVIRWHLEGMYGEVEESADEEGRACFTVMNAVKVVQLSEMVVEMQWSSDTSNDMIADSALAVLLGIDGSPATVKLTSTPHQHSHHHHDHAHDHPHPNGQINGNGNSNGLERANEEFDRIKMFLESHFGNVTGPNVSVAEGEEDELLSMTINVDEVIAKLDLISMRVESDSSDLKRRVETVLEMALTTLQPLSRSFIGSGVNLNLEDTAIPA; encoded by the exons ATGCACCGACATCCTCGAAGGCATTACCGACCGCAACATGCCGTCCAACCTCCGATTCAAGTCCTCTCGCCGGCAGGCGACGACGAGCCCCTAACGATAACGATGCTTGGTGCAGGACAAGAAGTCGGGCGATCATGCTGTGTGATAGAACACCGAGGGAAGAAAGTGGTCTGCGATGCTGGGTTGCATCCTGCTCATCCCGGTCTGGGCAGTTTACCGTTTATCGACGAGGTCGATTGGTCGACTGTCGATGCTATACTAGTGACTCA CTTTCATGTGGATCATGCGGCTGCGTTGCCATATATTATGGAGAAG ACCAATTTcaaagatgggaatggaaaagTATACATGACACACGCTACAAAGGCAATATACGGCTTGACTATGATGGATACCGTGCGGATAAA TGACCAAAACCCCGATGTCTCTGGGAAATTGTACGACGAGGCCGACGTTCAATCATCTTGGCAATCGACAATAGCGGTGGATTACCATCAAGATATCGTTATTTCCGGTGGTCTACGTTTCACCCCATACCACGCGGGACATGTCCTCGGAGCATCCATGTTCATGATTGAAATTGCGGGTCTCAAAATTTTATACACGGGAGACTActcaagagaagaagatcgccATCTTGTGGTAGCTGAGATCCCACCTGTCAAGCCTGATGTGATGATTTGCGAGAGTACGTTCGGGGTACATACCCTCCCAGAtaggaaggagaaggaggaacaaTTCACTA CTCTCGTGGCGAACATCGTTCGACGCGGAGGAAGGTGTTTGATGCCAATACCTTCATTTGGGAATGGCCAAGAGCTAGCCCTATTACTGGACGAATACTGGTCAGAACATCCAGAACTTCAGAACACACCTGTATATTTCGCTTCGGGTCTGTTCCAGagggggatgagggtgtaCAAGACATACGTCCATACTATGAACCAGAATATCCGATCAAGATTCGCAAGGAGGGATAATCCCTTTGACTTCAAATATGTTAAATGGCTCAAAGACCCGAGGAAATTGAATGAACATAAAGGTCCGTGTGTGGTCATGGCATCTGCGCAATTCATGTCTTTTGGTTTGTCGAGGGAATTGTTAGAAGATTGGGCTGCGGATAGTAAGAACGGGGTCATCGTTACTGGTTATTCCATTGAGGGTACAATGGCTAGA ACTTTGCTCTCTGAGCCGGATCATATCGAATTGCTAAAAGGAGGTAATATACCTCGACGTCTGACGGTCAAGGAAATTTCCTTTGGGGCGCATGTCGACTACGCTCAAAATTCCAAGTTCATTCAGGAAATTGGGGCACAACATATCGTACTTGTACATGGGGAGGCATCGCAGATGGGACGATTACGAGCTGCACTGCGAGATACGTATGCGACTCGAGGTCAAGAGATAAATATACATACGCCCAGGAATTGCGAGCCGTTAGTATTGACTTTCAGGCAGGAACGAGTTGTCAAG GCAATCGGATCACTCGCTGCTGATCGACCAGTACACGGCACACCGCTCAAAGGACTACTAGTATCGAAAGACTTTTCGTACACCTTACTAGACccgaaagatctgaaagacTTCACTGGATTATCGACGAGTTCGTTAGTTCAGAAACAAGCTATACCAATAGGAGTGGACTGGAGCGTTATACGTTGGCATCTCGAGGGGATGTACGGCGAGGTCGAGGAAAGTGCAGACGAAGAGGGGCGAGCATGTTTCACT GTCATGAATGCTGTCAAAGTTGTGCAACTCTCAGAAATGGTAGTCGAGATGCAGTGGTCGTCTGATACAAGTAACGATATGATAGCGGACAGCGCGTTGGCTGTGTTATTGGGTATCGACGGTAGTCCAGCTACAGTCAAGC TGACATCGACGCCACATCAAcattcgcatcatcatcacgatCATGCTCATGATCACCCACACCCAAATGGACAGatcaatggcaatggcaataGCAATGGGCTGGAACGTGCGAACGAGGAATTTGACCGAATAAAGATGTTCCTAGAATCCCATTTCGGGAATGTCACTGGACCCAACGTATCGGTcgcggaaggagaagaggacgagtTGTTGTCGATGACTATCAACGTGGATGAGGTCATTGCGAAATTGGATTTAATATCAATG CGTGTGGAATCAGATTCTTCAGACCTGAAAAGACGAGTGGAAACTGTCTTGGAAATGGCTTTGACCACTCTACAACCATTGTCAAGATCATTCATTGGATCGGGCGTCAACCTCAATCTGGAAGACACGGCGATACCAGCTTAG
- a CDS encoding histone acetyltransferase type B catalytic subunit, producing the protein MSEDLAEWLSDSNEVLNLQLVRDAEDEDVLQYQDQQAIEPFNPSFTYPIFGEHEKIFGYKGLDIQLKFASGSLRQYLSINYDAKITSTATPADEIEGQLYKFIPPDYTKSELDFKRIVERDAETFKPLGEKIGSYVRSSAPAKGKSKGKGKAKGKEVQVDGNGEIKEDEGAVVFEMYKSTWSTPGFREYHRRMQLFILLFIEGGSYVQEDEDSWEFITLFERRKRPNSDIFTYHFVGYTSVYPFWCYPDQVRLRLSQFVILPPYQNQGHGSKLYSTLFASMLSRPEVAELTVEDPAEAFEDLRDRNDLRFLVKEGIPSDPQFNVGIGEEKRSINSRGEWEDSIRKKYKIAKRQFDRLLEMLLLRDLNQLNEEQVKRYRLHVKARLFRFNYEMLSQMTPQERKDALAKTYESVVEDYERILEMTF; encoded by the exons ATGTCTGAGGACCTAGCAGAATGGCTGAGCGACTCGAATGAGGTCTTGAACCTCCAGCTAG TGAGGGAtgcagaggacgaagatgtacTACAGTACCAAGATCAGCAAGCTATAGAACCATTCAACCCTTCTTTCACCTACCCTATATTTGGCGAGCACGAGAAGATATTCGGCTACAAGGGCCTGGATATACAG CTGAAATTCGCTTCGGGATCGCTACGTCAATATTTATCAATAAATTACGATGCGAAAATCACTTCGACGGCCACGCCGGcagatgagatcgaaggacAGCTATACAAGTTCATCCCTCCTGATTATACTAAATCAGAGCTAGACTTTAAGCGGATAGTAGAGAGAGATGCAGAGACGTTCAAACCCCTAGGCGAGAAGATAGGCTCGTACGTCCGATCATCGGCACCGGCTAAAGGGAaatcgaaggggaagggaaaagccaagggcaaagaagtcCAGgttgatgggaatggggaaatcaaggaggacgaagggGCAGTGGTATTTGAAATGTACAAG TCGACATGGAGTACCCCTGGGTTCAGGGAGTATCACAGGAGAATGCAATTGTTCATCCTTCTATTcatcgaaggaggaagctacgttcag gaagacgaagattcATGGGAATTCATAACGCTGTTCGAGAGGCGCAAACGGCCTAATTCAGATATATTCACATATCATTTCGTGGGGTACACATCGGTCTATCCGTTCTGGTGTTATCCAGATCAAGTGCGATTACGACTCTCCCAATTTGTTATTCTACCACCATACCAGAACCAAGGCCACGGAT CCAAATTATATTCAACTTTATTCGCATCGATGCTCTCCCGTCCCGAAGTCGCTGAATTGACGGTCGAAGACCCGGCAGAAGCGTTCGAAGATCTGAGAGATAGGAACGATCTTCGATTCTTGGTGAAAGAAGGTATACCCTCCGACCCGCAGTTCAACGTTGGAATaggggaagagaagaggtcCATCAACTCGAGGGGAGAATGGGAAGACTCGATAAGGAAGAAATACAAGATTGCAAAAAGGCAGTTTGATAGGTTATTGGAGATGCTCTTGTTGAGGGATTTAAACCAACTCAACGAAGAACAGGTTAAGAGGTACAGGTTGCATGTGAAAGCTAGATTGTTCAGGTTCAACTAC GAAATGTTATCCCAGATGACTCCGCAAGAACGTAAAGATGCGTTGGCGAAAACGTACGAGAGCGTCGTAGAAGATTACGAAAGGATACTAGAGATGACTTTCTGA